The following are from one region of the Chryseobacterium shigense genome:
- the dprA gene encoding DNA-processing protein DprA, producing the protein MIPEESLYAIALRECNLIGDINFHKLVKTFGSAEEAWKKAKKEYTQTDGIGKKTVADIGNETYLEFAEKEIHFCEKNNIRIRLRHLKELPGLLNECDDAPAILYQKGNFDDSLQKVSIVGTRNMTSYGKRFIGEFFETTRASQYISVSGLALGVDKEVHEQSIQQNIPTVAILAHGFHTLYPSKNKKLAENILQEGGALLTEFNSSRKPDRENFIQRNRIIAGISPSTIVVETGFGGGSISTAHFANDYNREVFALPGKITDPYSQGCNQLIFQNKATAISTIKDLIDLLALNPSKQKIGELFPFSETSIQLTDGQEAVYQSIKANPQVALDDLAEMISTPSYKILPIILELELLGKVKSFSGRQFMAI; encoded by the coding sequence ATGATCCCTGAAGAATCCCTCTATGCAATTGCCCTGCGTGAATGTAACCTCATAGGCGATATTAATTTTCACAAACTGGTAAAGACTTTCGGAAGTGCTGAAGAAGCCTGGAAAAAAGCAAAAAAAGAATACACTCAAACAGACGGGATAGGCAAAAAAACTGTTGCTGATATCGGTAACGAAACATATCTGGAATTTGCGGAAAAAGAAATACATTTCTGTGAAAAGAATAATATCCGGATCAGGTTAAGACATCTTAAAGAACTTCCCGGTCTTCTTAATGAATGCGATGATGCTCCCGCCATTTTATACCAAAAAGGTAATTTTGATGACAGTTTGCAGAAAGTAAGCATCGTAGGAACCCGGAATATGACTTCTTACGGCAAGAGGTTCATCGGAGAATTCTTTGAAACCACCAGAGCTTCCCAATACATATCTGTCAGCGGATTAGCTTTAGGAGTAGATAAAGAAGTCCATGAACAATCTATTCAGCAAAACATCCCTACAGTTGCCATACTTGCGCACGGATTTCATACATTATATCCTTCCAAAAATAAAAAACTGGCAGAAAACATACTTCAGGAAGGAGGAGCATTACTCACAGAATTTAATTCATCCCGGAAGCCGGACCGGGAAAATTTTATTCAGAGAAACAGGATTATTGCAGGAATTTCTCCATCCACAATAGTTGTAGAAACCGGTTTTGGCGGAGGTTCAATAAGTACGGCACACTTTGCCAACGACTATAACCGTGAAGTGTTCGCCCTTCCGGGGAAAATAACAGATCCATACAGTCAGGGATGCAACCAGCTGATTTTCCAGAATAAAGCAACGGCTATTTCCACCATTAAAGATCTTATAGACTTACTAGCGCTTAATCCTTCAAAGCAAAAAATCGGAGAACTCTTCCCTTTCAGTGAAACCAGTATACAACTCACTGACGGTCAGGAGGCCGTATATCAGTCTATCAAAGCCAATCCACAAGTGGCCCTGGATGATCTTGCAGAGATGATTTCCACCCCTTCTTATAAAATTCTTCCCATAATTTTAGAATTGGAGCTTTTGGGGAAAGTAAAATCATTTTCCGGGAGACAATTTATGGCAATCTGA
- a CDS encoding DNA alkylation repair protein, producing the protein MSTIIKEIQEALAVLSIPEKAEFFPRFFKTGKGEYGEGDLFLGVKVPDQRSVAKEYYSKISLQDLSTLLSSKYHEHRLTALFMLISKFEKTKDKAVKEEIIQFYLDHLPHVNNWDLVDSSCYKILGRYAFENGKEELLRNLSDSEEMWHKRIAVVGTMHYVKKGSFELTKEFVIKNLKHTHDLMHKANGWLLREMGEKNETELVNFLNKHYQEMPRTSLRYAIEKLDEEVRQDYLKGRI; encoded by the coding sequence ATGAGCACTATAATTAAAGAAATACAAGAAGCACTGGCGGTACTTTCTATCCCTGAAAAAGCAGAGTTCTTTCCGAGATTTTTCAAAACGGGAAAAGGGGAATATGGAGAAGGAGACCTGTTCTTAGGTGTTAAAGTTCCGGACCAGAGGTCTGTAGCCAAAGAATATTATTCAAAAATAAGCCTGCAGGATTTAAGTACGCTGCTATCTTCAAAATACCACGAACACAGGCTTACCGCGCTTTTCATGCTGATCTCTAAATTCGAAAAAACGAAGGATAAAGCTGTAAAAGAAGAGATCATTCAGTTTTATCTGGATCATCTTCCACATGTGAATAACTGGGATCTGGTAGATTCAAGCTGTTATAAAATCTTAGGCAGGTATGCTTTCGAGAACGGAAAAGAGGAACTGCTGAGAAATCTTTCGGATTCTGAAGAAATGTGGCACAAAAGAATTGCTGTGGTAGGAACGATGCATTATGTGAAAAAAGGATCTTTTGAACTCACCAAGGAATTCGTGATCAAAAACCTGAAGCATACCCACGATCTGATGCATAAAGCAAACGGATGGCTGCTTCGTGAAATGGGGGAGAAGAATGAAACGGAACTGGTTAATTTTCTGAACAAGCATTATCAGGAAATGCCGAGAACAAGCCTGAGATATGCCATTGAAAAGCTCGATGAGGAAGTGAGACAGGATTACCTGAAGGGCAGGATTTGA
- a CDS encoding calcium:proton antiporter, with protein sequence MKLKELLHYTYIFPVLAVGYYFSGLMGTGVFYDVIAGLLLTGSVLSAVHHAEVVAHKVGEPFGTIILALCITIIEVALIISLMVAGGDQAITLARDTVFAAVMIILNGILGICILVGGVKYHEQFFARTSATTYLVSIVSILVLTLVLPNFTSSVNGPFYNEAQLIFISIACLVIYGVFLMVQTVRHRSYFIVPDEHPEEHYIPSLKKTLISFGFLVVCLVIVVLMAKGLSGTIEGMVQSIGAPKSLVGVIIAGVVLLPEGVAAIRAARNNQIQSSLNLALGSALASIGLTIPAVSTVCIVYDIPLVLGLDKKDIILLSLSVFIVMLSLSRGKTNILYGTVLLVNLAAYIFTVIVP encoded by the coding sequence ATGAAATTAAAAGAACTTTTACATTATACCTATATTTTTCCTGTTCTTGCGGTTGGGTATTACTTTTCCGGATTAATGGGGACAGGAGTTTTCTATGATGTTATTGCAGGTTTACTGCTTACCGGAAGTGTCCTTTCCGCGGTACATCATGCAGAAGTAGTTGCACATAAAGTAGGGGAGCCTTTCGGAACCATTATTCTTGCGCTTTGTATCACTATTATTGAAGTTGCACTCATCATCTCACTGATGGTAGCCGGCGGAGATCAGGCGATCACTCTGGCCAGAGATACCGTTTTTGCCGCCGTAATGATCATTCTTAACGGAATTTTGGGGATTTGTATCCTGGTAGGGGGAGTAAAATACCATGAGCAATTCTTTGCAAGGACTTCTGCAACTACTTATCTCGTAAGTATTGTTTCCATTCTCGTGCTTACCCTTGTTCTTCCCAATTTTACTTCAAGTGTCAATGGTCCTTTCTATAATGAAGCTCAACTTATTTTCATTTCCATCGCCTGCCTTGTCATCTATGGCGTTTTCCTGATGGTGCAGACAGTACGCCACAGAAGCTATTTTATTGTTCCTGATGAGCATCCGGAAGAGCATTATATTCCTTCACTGAAAAAAACACTGATAAGCTTCGGATTTCTGGTGGTATGTCTGGTCATTGTTGTATTAATGGCAAAAGGTCTTTCCGGAACCATAGAAGGTATGGTACAGAGCATAGGAGCTCCAAAGTCTTTGGTAGGGGTAATTATTGCAGGTGTTGTTCTTCTTCCTGAAGGTGTGGCCGCTATACGTGCGGCAAGAAACAATCAGATACAGTCCAGCTTGAATCTGGCATTAGGATCTGCGCTGGCAAGTATTGGTCTTACGATCCCGGCAGTATCTACCGTTTGTATTGTTTATGATATTCCGTTGGTACTGGGGCTTGATAAAAAAGATATTATCCTTCTGTCCCTGTCCGTGTTTATTGTAATGCTGTCCTTAAGCCGCGGAAAAACAAATATTCTTTACGGAACTGTTTTATTGGTCAATCTTGCAGCTTATATTTTTACTGTAATCGTCCCGTAA
- a CDS encoding iron chaperone: MKNTFKNSNEYILLFPDEIQQKLIELREAIHAEIPDLEEYIGYQMPAFRYKGKPLVYFAGYKNHIGFYPGAEGIRIFEKDFREKNYKFSKGAVQFPIDQDIPVELVQKIVQFRISEIDQKKS, from the coding sequence ATGAAAAACACCTTCAAAAACAGTAATGAATATATTCTGTTGTTTCCTGATGAAATCCAGCAGAAACTTATTGAATTAAGAGAGGCCATTCATGCCGAAATTCCGGATCTGGAAGAATATATTGGCTATCAGATGCCGGCATTCAGGTATAAAGGAAAGCCTTTGGTATATTTTGCCGGTTATAAAAACCACATAGGCTTTTATCCCGGTGCTGAAGGGATCAGGATTTTTGAAAAAGATTTCCGGGAAAAGAATTATAAATTTTCAAAAGGAGCCGTTCAGTTTCCTATAGATCAGGATATTCCTGTGGAATTGGTTCAGAAGATTGTGCAATTCAGAATTAGCGAGATAGATCAGAAAAAATCCTGA
- a CDS encoding glycosyl hydrolase family 28-related protein, whose translation MIYTNDFFSIGSTFPSDDFVQLVDSNTLENVNYIKTTTWIDGTSMDDSKKDSAIYRKKGTEYYVRDVIFRENTINVKWFGAKGNLNKEDVGDDDTAAFLEAIKTATKIFPTRHDSNAQFGGFTLYIPNGKYKLTETLVLPHNTTLLGESKKGVIIHQQNPKANVTNITGRDPITQVVSMSESVIIKNITFSQGGIVLQGASDSIIDDVTVTRLWGEVTDSYGNISSTGLSIKLPVNLKISNFIVKNSSGVGILYEDSAGTGPSTTVTFNNIWVKGCKTGMLINGLLTGSHGILTSWINNSIFEYNETGVEIKGITRNLSFRDIHFEQNKKYALIASESASFSLENIWADGLTAGMANTNDFLIKYNAGLTSNNIVHLKNLFIESGMLVEDNYEGTVYVDGFVNDFKYYDQNIKIYKTFDDIGPNYKRPIAPISGYQFYNSGHSKPEFFDGGSWRNADGMNADLKRYGTTSERPSNNLDYGFTYFDLTIDKPIYWQGTKWVKADGTNA comes from the coding sequence ATGATTTACACAAATGATTTCTTTAGTATAGGAAGTACTTTTCCTAGTGATGATTTTGTTCAATTAGTTGACAGTAATACTTTGGAAAATGTCAATTATATAAAAACAACAACCTGGATTGATGGAACTTCAATGGATGATAGTAAAAAAGATTCTGCTATTTATAGAAAGAAAGGCACGGAATATTATGTTCGTGATGTTATTTTTAGAGAAAACACTATCAACGTAAAATGGTTTGGCGCGAAAGGGAATCTTAACAAAGAAGATGTAGGTGATGATGATACAGCTGCTTTTTTAGAAGCGATAAAAACGGCAACGAAAATATTTCCTACAAGACATGATAGCAATGCTCAATTTGGAGGATTCACATTATATATCCCTAACGGAAAATATAAATTAACTGAAACTTTAGTACTTCCTCATAATACTACCCTATTGGGGGAAAGCAAAAAAGGGGTAATTATTCATCAACAAAACCCTAAAGCAAATGTTACCAACATTACGGGGAGAGATCCAATTACTCAGGTTGTATCTATGTCCGAATCTGTTATTATCAAAAATATTACATTTTCTCAAGGTGGTATTGTTTTGCAGGGCGCAAGTGATTCAATTATTGATGATGTTACCGTAACAAGGCTTTGGGGAGAAGTAACAGATTCTTATGGCAATATATCTAGTACTGGTTTAAGTATAAAACTACCTGTAAATTTAAAAATCTCAAATTTTATCGTTAAAAATTCTTCAGGAGTTGGGATTTTATATGAAGATTCCGCTGGAACTGGCCCAAGTACGACAGTCACTTTTAATAACATCTGGGTCAAAGGATGTAAAACAGGAATGTTAATTAATGGTTTGTTAACAGGCTCTCATGGTATTTTAACCTCTTGGATAAACAATTCTATTTTTGAATATAATGAGACTGGAGTTGAAATAAAAGGGATTACCAGAAATTTATCTTTTAGGGATATTCATTTCGAACAAAATAAAAAATATGCTTTGATAGCATCTGAAAGTGCATCATTCTCCTTAGAAAATATTTGGGCTGACGGATTAACCGCAGGCATGGCTAATACTAACGACTTTTTAATTAAATACAATGCTGGTTTAACTTCAAATAATATTGTACACTTAAAAAACCTTTTCATAGAATCCGGAATGCTAGTTGAAGATAATTATGAAGGCACTGTGTATGTAGATGGTTTTGTAAATGATTTTAAATATTACGATCAGAATATTAAAATTTATAAAACATTTGATGATATTGGACCTAATTATAAAAGACCGATTGCTCCAATATCCGGTTACCAGTTTTATAATTCCGGTCATAGCAAACCAGAATTCTTTGATGGCGGCTCATGGAGAAATGCTGATGGAATGAATGCAGATCTGAAGAGATACGGAACAACCTCGGAAAGACCTTCAAATAATTTAGATTATGGATTTACCTACTTTGATTTAACCATAGATAAACCAATCTATTGGCAAGGAACAAAATGGGTAAAAGCAGATGGAACTAATGCTTAA
- a CDS encoding YkgJ family cysteine cluster protein, whose translation MNLDLYKKQALQKQKEHKKFLDGLKKKPPKNLDYVVQETHDEVFDEIDCLQCANCCKTTGPLYTEKDIERIAKHLRMKQADFEAKFLRTDEDNDKVLQNLPCFFLNNDNTCSIYEVRPKACREYPHTDRKKIYQINNLMLKNTVICPAAFEFVERMMKNISK comes from the coding sequence ATGAATTTGGATCTCTATAAAAAACAGGCTTTACAGAAGCAGAAGGAACATAAGAAATTTCTGGACGGATTGAAAAAGAAACCGCCCAAAAACCTTGATTATGTGGTTCAGGAAACCCATGATGAAGTTTTTGATGAAATAGACTGCCTGCAATGCGCGAATTGCTGTAAAACCACCGGGCCTTTATATACTGAAAAAGACATCGAACGTATTGCCAAACACTTACGGATGAAACAGGCTGATTTTGAAGCCAAATTTTTAAGAACAGATGAAGATAACGATAAAGTACTTCAGAATCTTCCGTGTTTTTTTCTGAATAACGACAATACCTGTTCTATTTATGAAGTAAGACCGAAAGCCTGCCGGGAATATCCTCATACAGACCGCAAAAAGATCTACCAGATCAATAATTTAATGTTGAAAAACACAGTTATATGCCCGGCTGCATTTGAATTTGTAGAAAGAATGATGAAAAATATTTCAAAGTAA
- a CDS encoding group III truncated hemoglobin translates to MKKLESREDIEHLVNSFYSKVVKDETIGFFFNDIAKVDWDKHLPKMYSFWESIVFGQMSYKGNPMGVHFPINEIQAMEQKHFDRWLELWRTTIEENFVGENADMAVYKSENIAKLMAFKMELARRL, encoded by the coding sequence ATGAAAAAATTGGAATCAAGAGAGGATATTGAGCATCTTGTCAACTCATTTTACTCGAAAGTAGTTAAAGATGAAACAATTGGCTTTTTCTTTAATGATATAGCCAAAGTAGACTGGGACAAGCATCTTCCTAAAATGTACTCGTTCTGGGAATCAATTGTTTTTGGACAGATGAGCTATAAAGGAAATCCTATGGGTGTGCATTTTCCTATCAATGAGATCCAGGCAATGGAACAGAAACATTTTGACCGCTGGCTCGAGCTCTGGAGAACTACAATTGAAGAAAATTTTGTCGGTGAAAATGCTGACATGGCTGTTTACAAATCGGAAAACATTGCCAAGCTGATGGCTTTTAAAATGGAGCTTGCGAGAAGGCTTTAA
- a CDS encoding DUF6122 family protein — protein sequence MNFDVALLKTFTHYFLHLVFPVFIALLFFRENWKKAYFIMLATMLVDLDHLFANPVFDPSRNSIGFHVFHSYYAIAVYFLLLFFKGNIRIIAIGLLFHMLTDFLDFNLWIH from the coding sequence ATGAATTTTGATGTTGCTTTACTGAAAACATTCACCCATTATTTTTTACACCTGGTTTTCCCGGTTTTCATTGCCCTTCTCTTTTTTCGGGAGAACTGGAAAAAGGCTTACTTTATTATGCTGGCAACCATGCTGGTAGATCTGGATCATCTTTTTGCCAATCCTGTTTTTGATCCGTCAAGAAATAGTATTGGTTTTCATGTTTTTCATTCCTATTATGCCATTGCGGTGTATTTTTTGCTGCTCTTTTTTAAAGGAAATATCAGAATTATAGCTATTGGTCTTTTGTTTCATATGCTGACGGATTTTCTGGATTTTAACCTGTGGATACATTAA
- a CDS encoding ion channel: MAKGFRQKIRQKNTENSGFGSNASGRFINKDGLPNVKRRGVNVFNRLSWYHTMLNLSTFRFLSYLVIAYILVNLGFALIYYLIGVEHLTGIDKSDPLNEFIDVFFFSSQTFTTVGYGRIAPVGFTASLVATFEAFLGLLTFAIATGLFYGRFSRPRAYLRFSDIAVIAPFKESRALMFRLAPYKNNALTDAEVIVSTAIEVIENGVPKSNFYSLKTHLSKINTLALNWTVVHEIKEDSPFYGFSEEDFKNTDIEIIVQVRAFDEVFSNTVVQRSSYISAEIVYGAKFTLMYYPDNNDLTTILDLDKINGYEKADLPAIAEDKK; this comes from the coding sequence ATGGCAAAAGGCTTCAGACAGAAGATCCGTCAGAAAAATACCGAAAACAGTGGCTTTGGAAGCAATGCATCCGGAAGGTTCATCAATAAGGACGGGCTTCCCAATGTAAAACGGAGAGGAGTAAACGTATTCAACAGGCTGAGCTGGTACCATACCATGCTGAACCTCTCTACATTTCGGTTCTTATCCTATCTCGTGATTGCTTATATTCTTGTAAACCTGGGATTTGCCTTGATCTATTATCTGATTGGGGTAGAACATCTTACCGGAATTGATAAAAGTGATCCGCTAAATGAATTCATTGACGTATTTTTCTTCAGTTCCCAGACCTTTACAACGGTAGGTTATGGAAGAATTGCCCCTGTAGGTTTTACAGCCAGTCTTGTGGCTACTTTTGAAGCTTTTCTGGGATTGCTTACCTTTGCCATAGCAACCGGGCTTTTTTACGGGAGATTCTCAAGACCAAGAGCTTACCTCAGATTTTCAGATATTGCCGTGATCGCTCCCTTTAAAGAATCAAGAGCCTTGATGTTCAGGCTGGCTCCTTATAAAAACAATGCTTTAACGGATGCTGAAGTGATTGTTTCAACAGCTATTGAAGTGATTGAAAATGGAGTTCCGAAAAGCAATTTCTATTCTTTAAAGACCCATTTAAGTAAGATTAATACCCTTGCGCTGAACTGGACGGTTGTTCATGAGATTAAGGAAGACTCCCCTTTCTACGGTTTTTCTGAAGAAGATTTTAAAAATACGGATATTGAAATCATTGTTCAGGTCCGGGCATTTGATGAAGTGTTTTCCAATACAGTGGTTCAAAGGTCTTCTTACATTTCGGCAGAAATTGTTTACGGGGCAAAATTTACCCTGATGTATTATCCGGACAATAACGATCTTACAACGATTCTGGATCTTGATAAAATTAATGGATATGAAAAAGCAGATCTTCCGGCTATAGCTGAAGATAAGAAATAA
- the gdhA gene encoding NADP-specific glutamate dehydrogenase — protein sequence MEQYNIDQKIQEFIAKIEAKNPNEPEFLQAVKEVAVTVIPFIMTKKEYTGMKLLERMAEAERIIIFRVPWVDDKGEIQVNRGFRIQMNSAIGPYKGGIRFHPTVNLSVLKFLAFEQVFKNSLTTLPMGGGKGGSDFDPQGKSDMEVMRFCQAFMTELCKHVGPETDVPAGDIGVGAREIGYLFGQYKKIRNEFTGVLTGKGLAYGGSLIRPEATGYGVVYFAEQMLKTIGQDFKDKTVTVSGFGNVAWGVIKKATELGAKVVTVSGPDGYIYDKDGISGEKIDYLLELRSSGNNRAEDYAKKYPSAEFHAGKRPWSVKCDVAFPSATQNELDLEDAKVLVENGCICVTEAANMPSTLDAINYFLDNKVLFSPGKASNAGGVATSGLEMTQNSIRLNWTSEEVDARLKEIMIGIHKACRDYGKDEDGYVNYVKGANIAGFVKVAEAMLAQGVV from the coding sequence ATGGAACAATATAATATTGACCAGAAAATCCAGGAGTTTATTGCCAAGATTGAAGCAAAAAATCCTAACGAACCAGAATTTTTACAAGCCGTAAAAGAAGTAGCTGTAACTGTAATTCCGTTTATTATGACCAAAAAGGAATATACAGGAATGAAGCTTCTGGAAAGAATGGCTGAAGCTGAAAGAATTATCATTTTCAGGGTTCCATGGGTTGATGATAAAGGAGAGATCCAGGTAAACAGAGGATTCAGAATCCAGATGAACTCTGCGATCGGTCCATACAAAGGAGGAATCCGTTTCCATCCTACTGTAAACCTTTCAGTTCTTAAATTCCTGGCTTTCGAGCAGGTATTTAAAAATTCACTGACAACTCTTCCGATGGGTGGAGGTAAAGGAGGTTCGGATTTCGATCCTCAAGGAAAATCTGATATGGAAGTAATGCGTTTCTGCCAGGCTTTCATGACTGAATTATGCAAGCACGTAGGTCCTGAAACAGATGTACCTGCAGGTGATATTGGTGTAGGAGCAAGAGAAATCGGATATCTTTTCGGACAATACAAAAAAATCAGAAACGAATTTACCGGAGTACTTACAGGAAAAGGTCTTGCATACGGAGGTTCATTAATCCGTCCTGAAGCTACAGGATATGGTGTAGTATACTTCGCAGAGCAGATGCTTAAAACAATCGGACAGGATTTCAAAGATAAAACGGTAACAGTATCAGGCTTCGGAAACGTGGCATGGGGAGTTATCAAAAAGGCAACTGAGCTTGGTGCCAAGGTTGTAACAGTATCCGGACCTGATGGATATATCTATGATAAAGACGGTATCAGCGGTGAAAAGATTGATTATTTATTAGAATTAAGATCTTCAGGAAACAACAGAGCTGAAGATTATGCTAAAAAATATCCTTCTGCAGAATTCCACGCAGGAAAACGTCCTTGGAGTGTAAAATGTGACGTAGCATTCCCTTCTGCAACCCAGAATGAATTAGATCTTGAAGATGCTAAAGTTTTGGTAGAAAACGGATGTATATGTGTTACTGAAGCAGCTAATATGCCTTCTACACTAGACGCAATCAATTATTTCTTAGACAATAAAGTATTATTCTCGCCAGGTAAGGCTTCCAACGCAGGAGGTGTTGCTACTTCAGGTCTTGAGATGACACAGAACTCTATCCGTCTTAACTGGACTTCTGAAGAAGTTGATGCAAGATTGAAAGAAATCATGATCGGAATCCACAAAGCTTGTAGAGACTACGGAAAAGACGAAGATGGTTATGTAAACTACGTGAAAGGGGCAAATATTGCCGGTTTTGTGAAAGTTGCAGAAGCAATGCTGGCTCAGGGAGTAGTATAA
- a CDS encoding rhomboid family intramembrane serine protease, producing the protein MFKNIISKRAVIIPLLMLSAMWSGYFLQTQGFFQSCFGAIIPLLPEGLLGVITSPLLHGNMDHIISNSIPITVLLFLLYQFYPLVANKVFIIGWLATGFLVWLLPPIDILTGDYMYTCTIGASGVVYVLAFFLFFSGVFKWNMKLLTISLLVVLYYGSLVWGMFPEELFYNLQEPSKISWQAHLSGAVVGSIIAFAFKNVGERKKKYIWEFPNYYSEKDDKLWQAYKENHPDDFLEMPHKKNDDIWDRLDELRRK; encoded by the coding sequence ATGTTTAAAAATATAATTTCCAAAAGAGCTGTTATAATCCCTCTGCTGATGCTTTCAGCAATGTGGTCCGGCTACTTTCTGCAGACGCAGGGCTTTTTTCAAAGTTGTTTTGGGGCTATTATACCTCTGTTACCGGAAGGCTTATTGGGAGTCATTACTTCTCCCCTTCTGCATGGAAATATGGATCATATCATCAGTAACTCCATCCCAATAACAGTTCTCCTGTTTCTCTTATACCAGTTTTATCCCCTGGTTGCCAATAAGGTATTTATTATCGGCTGGCTGGCTACAGGATTTTTGGTATGGCTTTTACCACCAATCGATATACTCACCGGAGATTATATGTACACCTGCACCATTGGAGCCAGCGGAGTAGTTTATGTTCTTGCATTCTTCCTGTTCTTCAGTGGAGTTTTCAAATGGAATATGAAACTGCTCACCATATCGCTTCTGGTTGTTTTATATTACGGAAGTTTGGTCTGGGGAATGTTTCCCGAAGAATTATTCTACAATCTTCAGGAGCCAAGCAAAATCTCATGGCAGGCCCACCTTTCCGGAGCTGTTGTAGGAAGTATTATTGCTTTTGCTTTTAAAAATGTAGGTGAACGAAAAAAGAAATACATCTGGGAATTCCCCAATTATTATAGTGAAAAAGATGACAAACTATGGCAGGCATACAAAGAAAACCACCCTGATGACTTCCTGGAAATGCCCCATAAAAAAAATGACGACATCTGGGACCGTTTGGATGAATTAAGAAGAAAATAA
- a CDS encoding cation:proton antiporter, which translates to MELYYSFSALIVLASIFAYLNYRFLKLPSTIGIMVIAIVVSIFLVMFGETVLPRTFGHLNKLMNSIDFTEVLMGAMLNFLLFAGGIHININDLKEQFRPVLVFSTAGVVISTFIVGFGMFYLLPFLGIQLPFIYCLVFGALISPTDPVAVLSILKQANVSKSLETKVAGESLFNDGMAVVVFTVVMQLAIGKEVDLGVESIGLLLMKEAGGGILLGVLLGWITSRLMREVDDYIISVLVTLSVVMGGYLIARQLHISGPLTMVAAGLFMGNFNVRFKMKSITQDYLIKFWELIDEILNAVLFLFIGFELLMIKDLKHFMVPGLLAIAVVLIARFISIWVPTKFMSLRTRFSPQTVKVLVWGGIRGGVSIALAMSIPKSEYSEIILSITYCVVVFSIIVQGLTIAKVANPNAIAKEEKEQESIVDEHA; encoded by the coding sequence CAGATTTCTGAAACTTCCGAGTACCATCGGAATCATGGTAATTGCCATTGTAGTTTCCATTTTTCTGGTAATGTTTGGAGAAACGGTGCTCCCAAGAACTTTTGGACATCTTAACAAGCTGATGAACAGTATAGACTTCACTGAAGTTCTGATGGGCGCCATGCTTAATTTCCTTCTCTTTGCGGGTGGAATCCATATCAATATCAACGATCTCAAGGAGCAGTTCCGGCCTGTGCTTGTATTTTCAACAGCAGGGGTTGTTATTTCTACATTTATAGTGGGATTCGGGATGTTTTACCTGCTGCCTTTCCTGGGAATTCAGCTTCCGTTTATCTATTGTCTGGTTTTTGGAGCGCTTATTTCGCCTACCGATCCGGTTGCTGTTCTGAGTATCCTGAAACAGGCCAATGTTTCCAAATCACTGGAAACGAAAGTAGCCGGGGAATCTCTTTTCAATGACGGTATGGCTGTAGTGGTTTTTACAGTTGTGATGCAGCTTGCTATCGGGAAAGAAGTAGATCTGGGTGTTGAAAGCATCGGATTGCTTTTAATGAAAGAAGCCGGTGGAGGAATCCTGCTTGGTGTTCTGCTCGGATGGATAACTTCCAGGCTGATGCGCGAGGTAGATGATTATATTATTTCCGTTCTGGTAACCCTTTCTGTGGTAATGGGAGGCTATCTTATCGCAAGACAGCTGCATATTTCCGGACCGCTGACGATGGTTGCTGCAGGGTTATTCATGGGGAATTTCAATGTAAGATTTAAAATGAAATCCATTACCCAGGATTACCTCATCAAATTCTGGGAATTAATTGACGAAATCCTGAATGCCGTATTATTCCTTTTCATCGGATTTGAACTCCTGATGATCAAAGACCTGAAGCACTTCATGGTTCCCGGTTTACTGGCAATTGCAGTAGTTTTAATTGCCCGTTTTATTTCCATATGGGTCCCTACGAAATTCATGTCCTTAAGAACAAGATTCAGCCCGCAGACGGTGAAAGTGCTGGTTTGGGGAGGAATCCGCGGAGGGGTTTCTATTGCATTGGCGATGTCTATCCCTAAAAGTGAATACAGTGAAATTATTCTGAGTATAACCTACTGTGTAGTTGTATTCTCTATTATTGTTCAGGGACTTACCATTGCCAAGGTAGCCAATCCCAATGCGATTGCCAAAGAAGAAAAAGAGCAGGAGAGTATTGTGGACGAGCATGCTTAA